The following proteins come from a genomic window of Miscanthus floridulus cultivar M001 chromosome 2, ASM1932011v1, whole genome shotgun sequence:
- the LOC136538362 gene encoding probable transcription factor At4g00390, whose product MASDQQALPVPVPVPVPPNPNPTAPADPTPPSASAARKLPIKRRSPRPSSSPPSSSSPASSDPLRAPAPGGGGGGSDQQQPPFKFQRIWSESDELRFLQGLLGCGAQGLVFPRDLNVFYDRFSESMPQPYTRAQLSEKLRRLKNKFRSMSARVAGGLDPARLAPHDRDVLHLCSRLWDPANAATSPFAASAGTSGNKRRRANPRGMPLPPPDASGDSNSHDYNGIGSSAPGLFPDGSNGEDMFYLEQESGHLGGHEGAALVADSRFGVIVQEQPEAVVNLPNGNNGIGNEMNVECKMVVPCSNEHRIANAVLDVFEECLREAKSNGIINGVNVDGRAEESELSKRWRAHRMDELDVLSQRLRLLVEYAAAAGQ is encoded by the coding sequence ATGGCCTCGGACCAACAGGCCCTCCCGGTCCcggtccccgtccccgtcccgccCAACCCTAACCCGACCGCACCAGCCGACCCGACCCCGCCCTCGGCCTCCGCCGCGCGCAAGCTCCCCATCAAGCGCCGCTCCCCGCGGCCGTCGTCCTCGCCCCCATCCTCCTCCTCACCGGCCTCCTCCGACCCGCTCCGCGCGCCcgcgcccggcggcggcggcggcggatccgaCCAGCAGCAGCCGCCCTTCAAGTTCCAACGCATCTGGTCCGAGTCCGACGAGCTCCGCTTCCTGCAGGGCCTCCTCGGCTGCGGCGCGCAGGGCCTCGTCTTCCCGCGCGACCTCAACGTCTTCTACGACCGCTTCTCCGAGTCCATGCCCCAGCCCTACACCCGCGCCCAGCTCTCCGAGAAGCTCCGCCGCCTCAAGAACAAGTTCCGCAGCATGTCTGCGCGCGTCGCGGGGGGCCTAGACCCGGCTCGCCTCGCGCCGCACGACCGCGACGTGCTCCACCTCTGCTCCAGGCTGTGGGACCCTGCCAACGCCGCCACGTCGCCCTTCGCGGCCAGCGCCGGAACGTCCGGGAACAAGCGCCGCCGCGCCAACCCGCGGGGCATGCCGCTCCCTCCCCCAGATGCGTCTGGGGATAGCAACTCCCATGACTACAATGGGATTGGCTCCTCTGCTCCCGGCTTGTTTCCGGATGGTTCCAATGGCGAGGATATGTTTTACCTTGAGCAAGAAAGCGGGCACCTCGGTGGTCATGAAGGTGCTGCTCTGGTAGCAGATAGCAGATTCGGTGTTATTGTGCAGGAGCAGCCTGAGGCCGTGGTTAATCTCCCGAATGGGAACAATGGAATTGGCAATGAGATGAATGTGGAGTGTAAAATGGTGGTGCCGTGCAGCAATGAGCATCGAATAGCAAATGCTGTCCTAGATGTGTTTGAGGAATGCCTGAGGGAGGCAAAGAGTAACGGGATTATCAATGGTGTCAATGTGGATGGGAGAGCTGAGGAAAGTGAGCTCTCCAAGCGGTGGAGAGCGCACAGGATGGATGAGCTTGATGTCTTAAGCCAGAGGCTGAGGTTGCTCGTTGAGTATGCTGCAGCGGCTGGGCAGTGA